From the genome of Nasonia vitripennis strain AsymCx chromosome 1, Nvit_psr_1.1, whole genome shotgun sequence, one region includes:
- the LOC100119881 gene encoding poly(U)-binding-splicing factor half pint isoform X2, with amino-acid sequence MNGVMSMQVPVMQQNNLEPPAKKIRSEGNVSDYLPGPIYDLNQTGQVVAGPGAKYLTLPGILGAGLPKISSDQQDTVNRAKKYAMEQSIKMVLMKQTLAHQQQQMASQRNQVQRQQALALMCRVYVGSISFELKEDTIRQAFLPFGPIKSINMSWDPATQKHKGFAFVEYEIPEAAQLALEQMNGVMIGGRNIKVVGRPSNMPQAQSVIDEITEESKHYNRIYIASIHQDLTEEDIKSVFEAFGPITYCKLAQGSSPHRHKGYGFIEYESMQSALEAIASMNLFDLGGQYLRVGRAITPPNALMGPPSGTSMMPTAAAVAAAAATAKIQAMDAVASNAVALGLSKLGAAATPILAMPGIVRPTLAASTILAPPTIASVASNIPPPGIAIPQTLNRPPAIIQPIPGQPVVIPPPAVVTPTVVGAPVPMQVVTAAAAAAAAVVPVGPEVLRRAQEQAAHQKQQEELQKKLLEEAEPQTLQQQENMSIKGQSARHLVMQKLMRKVESRVVILRNMVAPEDVDQTLQEEIQDECSKFGVVERVIIYNERQSEDDEDPEIIVKIFVEFSQMTEAERARDSLNGRYFGGRLVKGELYDQALYDNNDYSG; translated from the exons ATGAACGGAGTCATGTCTATG cAGGTACCAGTCATGCAGCAGAACAATTTGGAGCCACCAGcgaaaaaaatacgatcagAAG GAAATGTGTCGGATTATCTGCCTGGCCCGATTTACGATCTCAATCAAACAGGACAAGTGGTTGCAG GTCCTGGAGCCAAGTACCTTACATTACCTGGGATACTGGGGGCTGGTTTACCAAAGATTTCTTCTGATCAACAGGACACTGTGAACCGAGCTAAGAAATATGCTATGGAACAGAGTATCAAGATGGTTTTGATGAAACAGACTTTAGCTCATCAACAACAG CAAATGGCTAGTCAGCGGAATCAGGTGCAGAGACAACAGGCTCTCGCCCTCATGTGCAG GGTTTACGTAGGCAGTATAAGCTTCGAGCTGAAGGAAGACACAATTAGGCAGGCTTTCCTGCCCTTTGGACCAATCAAGTCAATCAACATGTCCTGGGACCCGGCGACCCAGAAACACAAAGGATTCGCCTTTGTTGAATACGAAATTCCCGAGGCGGCGCAACTTGCGCTTGAACAGATGAATGGTGTCATGATTGGTGGACGTAATATCAAG gTGGTAGGACGTCCGTCTAACATGCCACAAGCTCAGTCGGTCATCGACGAAATCACAGAGGAGTCGAAGCATTACAACCGCATCTATATCGCGTCTATCCATCAAGATTTGACCGAGGAAGATATCAAGTCAGTCTTTGAAGCCTTTGGCCCAATCACCTACTGTAAATTGGCTCAAGGCAGCTCGCCGCACCGCCACAAGGGCTATGGTTTTATTGAGTACGAGTCCATGCAGTCAGCTCTTGAGGCCATTGCTTCCATGAACCTCTTCGACCTCGGAGGACAGTACCTCCGAGTCGGTAGAGCTATAACACCGCCCAACGCACTCATGGGACCACCTAGTGGAACTAGCATGATGCCCACCGCCGCTGCGgttgcagctgcagcagccacAGCCAAAATCCAAGCTATGGATGCGGTGGCAAGCAATGCTGTTGCGCTCGGTTTGAGCAAACTAGGAGCTGCAGCCACACCAATTCTCG CAATGCCAGGGATAGTACGTCCTACTTTAGCAGCTTCGACGATCTTGGCTCCTCCAACGATAGCCAGTGTTGCATCTAACATTCCACCACCAGGCATAGCCATCCCGCAAACTCTTAATCGACCACCTGCGATCATTCAGCCCATTCCCGGACAACCCGTGGTCATACCGCCTCCAGCCGTCGTCACGCCAACCGTAGTCGGAGCTCCAGTT cCAATGCAAGTGGTCACTGCCGCAGCCGCAGCCGCAGCCGCAGTGGTACCTGTAGGTCCAGAAGTTCTTCGCCGAGCTCAAGAGCAAGCAGCCCACCAGAAACAACAAGAAGAGCTTCAAAAGAAATTGCTTGAGGAAGCTGAACCTCAGACACTCCAACAACAAGAGAATATGTCGATCAAGGGTCAAAGTGCTCGCCATTTAGTTATGCAGAAACTCATGCGCAAAGTAGAATCCCGTGTCGTCATTCTTCGGAACATGGTCGCGCCCGAAGACGTTGACCAGACTCTTCAAGAAGAGATTCAGGACGAGTGCTCCAAATTCGGCGTTGTAGAGCGCGTCATCATTTATAATGAGAGACAGTCCGAGGACGACGAGGATCCAGAAATCATTGTAAAGATTTTCGTCGAGTTTTCACAAATGACCG AGGCAGAAAGAGCAAGGGACTCGTTGAACGGCCGCTACTTTGGCGGTCGACTAGTTAAGGGCGAACTTTATGATCAAGCCCTGTACGACAACAATGACTACTCGGGTTGA
- the LOC100119881 gene encoding poly(U)-binding-splicing factor half pint isoform X1 has protein sequence MNGVMSMQVPVMQQNNLEPPAKKIRSEGNVSDYLPGPIYDLNQTGQVVAGPGAKYLTLPGILGAGLPKISSDQQDTVNRAKKYAMEQSIKMVLMKQTLAHQQQQMASQRNQVQRQQALALMCRVYVGSISFELKEDTIRQAFLPFGPIKSINMSWDPATQKHKGFAFVEYEIPEAAQLALEQMNGVMIGGRNIKVVGRPSNMPQAQSVIDEITEESKHYNRIYIASIHQDLTEEDIKSVFEAFGPITYCKLAQGSSPHRHKGYGFIEYESMQSALEAIASMNLFDLGGQYLRVGRAITPPNALMGPPSGTSMMPTAAAVAAAAATAKIQAMDAVASNAVALGLSKLGAAATPILGTAMPGIVRPTLAASTILAPPTIASVASNIPPPGIAIPQTLNRPPAIIQPIPGQPVVIPPPAVVTPTVVGAPVPMQVVTAAAAAAAAVVPVGPEVLRRAQEQAAHQKQQEELQKKLLEEAEPQTLQQQENMSIKGQSARHLVMQKLMRKVESRVVILRNMVAPEDVDQTLQEEIQDECSKFGVVERVIIYNERQSEDDEDPEIIVKIFVEFSQMTEAERARDSLNGRYFGGRLVKGELYDQALYDNNDYSG, from the exons ATGAACGGAGTCATGTCTATG cAGGTACCAGTCATGCAGCAGAACAATTTGGAGCCACCAGcgaaaaaaatacgatcagAAG GAAATGTGTCGGATTATCTGCCTGGCCCGATTTACGATCTCAATCAAACAGGACAAGTGGTTGCAG GTCCTGGAGCCAAGTACCTTACATTACCTGGGATACTGGGGGCTGGTTTACCAAAGATTTCTTCTGATCAACAGGACACTGTGAACCGAGCTAAGAAATATGCTATGGAACAGAGTATCAAGATGGTTTTGATGAAACAGACTTTAGCTCATCAACAACAG CAAATGGCTAGTCAGCGGAATCAGGTGCAGAGACAACAGGCTCTCGCCCTCATGTGCAG GGTTTACGTAGGCAGTATAAGCTTCGAGCTGAAGGAAGACACAATTAGGCAGGCTTTCCTGCCCTTTGGACCAATCAAGTCAATCAACATGTCCTGGGACCCGGCGACCCAGAAACACAAAGGATTCGCCTTTGTTGAATACGAAATTCCCGAGGCGGCGCAACTTGCGCTTGAACAGATGAATGGTGTCATGATTGGTGGACGTAATATCAAG gTGGTAGGACGTCCGTCTAACATGCCACAAGCTCAGTCGGTCATCGACGAAATCACAGAGGAGTCGAAGCATTACAACCGCATCTATATCGCGTCTATCCATCAAGATTTGACCGAGGAAGATATCAAGTCAGTCTTTGAAGCCTTTGGCCCAATCACCTACTGTAAATTGGCTCAAGGCAGCTCGCCGCACCGCCACAAGGGCTATGGTTTTATTGAGTACGAGTCCATGCAGTCAGCTCTTGAGGCCATTGCTTCCATGAACCTCTTCGACCTCGGAGGACAGTACCTCCGAGTCGGTAGAGCTATAACACCGCCCAACGCACTCATGGGACCACCTAGTGGAACTAGCATGATGCCCACCGCCGCTGCGgttgcagctgcagcagccacAGCCAAAATCCAAGCTATGGATGCGGTGGCAAGCAATGCTGTTGCGCTCGGTTTGAGCAAACTAGGAGCTGCAGCCACACCAATTCTCGGTACTG CAATGCCAGGGATAGTACGTCCTACTTTAGCAGCTTCGACGATCTTGGCTCCTCCAACGATAGCCAGTGTTGCATCTAACATTCCACCACCAGGCATAGCCATCCCGCAAACTCTTAATCGACCACCTGCGATCATTCAGCCCATTCCCGGACAACCCGTGGTCATACCGCCTCCAGCCGTCGTCACGCCAACCGTAGTCGGAGCTCCAGTT cCAATGCAAGTGGTCACTGCCGCAGCCGCAGCCGCAGCCGCAGTGGTACCTGTAGGTCCAGAAGTTCTTCGCCGAGCTCAAGAGCAAGCAGCCCACCAGAAACAACAAGAAGAGCTTCAAAAGAAATTGCTTGAGGAAGCTGAACCTCAGACACTCCAACAACAAGAGAATATGTCGATCAAGGGTCAAAGTGCTCGCCATTTAGTTATGCAGAAACTCATGCGCAAAGTAGAATCCCGTGTCGTCATTCTTCGGAACATGGTCGCGCCCGAAGACGTTGACCAGACTCTTCAAGAAGAGATTCAGGACGAGTGCTCCAAATTCGGCGTTGTAGAGCGCGTCATCATTTATAATGAGAGACAGTCCGAGGACGACGAGGATCCAGAAATCATTGTAAAGATTTTCGTCGAGTTTTCACAAATGACCG AGGCAGAAAGAGCAAGGGACTCGTTGAACGGCCGCTACTTTGGCGGTCGACTAGTTAAGGGCGAACTTTATGATCAAGCCCTGTACGACAACAATGACTACTCGGGTTGA
- the LOC100119881 gene encoding poly(U)-binding-splicing factor half pint isoform X3: MEQSIKMVLMKQTLAHQQQQMASQRNQVQRQQALALMCRVYVGSISFELKEDTIRQAFLPFGPIKSINMSWDPATQKHKGFAFVEYEIPEAAQLALEQMNGVMIGGRNIKVVGRPSNMPQAQSVIDEITEESKHYNRIYIASIHQDLTEEDIKSVFEAFGPITYCKLAQGSSPHRHKGYGFIEYESMQSALEAIASMNLFDLGGQYLRVGRAITPPNALMGPPSGTSMMPTAAAVAAAAATAKIQAMDAVASNAVALGLSKLGAAATPILGTAMPGIVRPTLAASTILAPPTIASVASNIPPPGIAIPQTLNRPPAIIQPIPGQPVVIPPPAVVTPTVVGAPVPMQVVTAAAAAAAAVVPVGPEVLRRAQEQAAHQKQQEELQKKLLEEAEPQTLQQQENMSIKGQSARHLVMQKLMRKVESRVVILRNMVAPEDVDQTLQEEIQDECSKFGVVERVIIYNERQSEDDEDPEIIVKIFVEFSQMTEAERARDSLNGRYFGGRLVKGELYDQALYDNNDYSG, from the exons ATGGAACAGAGTATCAAGATGGTTTTGATGAAACAGACTTTAGCTCATCAACAACAG CAAATGGCTAGTCAGCGGAATCAGGTGCAGAGACAACAGGCTCTCGCCCTCATGTGCAG GGTTTACGTAGGCAGTATAAGCTTCGAGCTGAAGGAAGACACAATTAGGCAGGCTTTCCTGCCCTTTGGACCAATCAAGTCAATCAACATGTCCTGGGACCCGGCGACCCAGAAACACAAAGGATTCGCCTTTGTTGAATACGAAATTCCCGAGGCGGCGCAACTTGCGCTTGAACAGATGAATGGTGTCATGATTGGTGGACGTAATATCAAG gTGGTAGGACGTCCGTCTAACATGCCACAAGCTCAGTCGGTCATCGACGAAATCACAGAGGAGTCGAAGCATTACAACCGCATCTATATCGCGTCTATCCATCAAGATTTGACCGAGGAAGATATCAAGTCAGTCTTTGAAGCCTTTGGCCCAATCACCTACTGTAAATTGGCTCAAGGCAGCTCGCCGCACCGCCACAAGGGCTATGGTTTTATTGAGTACGAGTCCATGCAGTCAGCTCTTGAGGCCATTGCTTCCATGAACCTCTTCGACCTCGGAGGACAGTACCTCCGAGTCGGTAGAGCTATAACACCGCCCAACGCACTCATGGGACCACCTAGTGGAACTAGCATGATGCCCACCGCCGCTGCGgttgcagctgcagcagccacAGCCAAAATCCAAGCTATGGATGCGGTGGCAAGCAATGCTGTTGCGCTCGGTTTGAGCAAACTAGGAGCTGCAGCCACACCAATTCTCGGTACTG CAATGCCAGGGATAGTACGTCCTACTTTAGCAGCTTCGACGATCTTGGCTCCTCCAACGATAGCCAGTGTTGCATCTAACATTCCACCACCAGGCATAGCCATCCCGCAAACTCTTAATCGACCACCTGCGATCATTCAGCCCATTCCCGGACAACCCGTGGTCATACCGCCTCCAGCCGTCGTCACGCCAACCGTAGTCGGAGCTCCAGTT cCAATGCAAGTGGTCACTGCCGCAGCCGCAGCCGCAGCCGCAGTGGTACCTGTAGGTCCAGAAGTTCTTCGCCGAGCTCAAGAGCAAGCAGCCCACCAGAAACAACAAGAAGAGCTTCAAAAGAAATTGCTTGAGGAAGCTGAACCTCAGACACTCCAACAACAAGAGAATATGTCGATCAAGGGTCAAAGTGCTCGCCATTTAGTTATGCAGAAACTCATGCGCAAAGTAGAATCCCGTGTCGTCATTCTTCGGAACATGGTCGCGCCCGAAGACGTTGACCAGACTCTTCAAGAAGAGATTCAGGACGAGTGCTCCAAATTCGGCGTTGTAGAGCGCGTCATCATTTATAATGAGAGACAGTCCGAGGACGACGAGGATCCAGAAATCATTGTAAAGATTTTCGTCGAGTTTTCACAAATGACCG AGGCAGAAAGAGCAAGGGACTCGTTGAACGGCCGCTACTTTGGCGGTCGACTAGTTAAGGGCGAACTTTATGATCAAGCCCTGTACGACAACAATGACTACTCGGGTTGA
- the LOC100119881 gene encoding poly(U)-binding-splicing factor half pint isoform X4 codes for MEQSIKMVLMKQTLAHQQQQMASQRNQVQRQQALALMCRVYVGSISFELKEDTIRQAFLPFGPIKSINMSWDPATQKHKGFAFVEYEIPEAAQLALEQMNGVMIGGRNIKVVGRPSNMPQAQSVIDEITEESKHYNRIYIASIHQDLTEEDIKSVFEAFGPITYCKLAQGSSPHRHKGYGFIEYESMQSALEAIASMNLFDLGGQYLRVGRAITPPNALMGPPSGTSMMPTAAAVAAAAATAKIQAMDAVASNAVALGLSKLGAAATPILAMPGIVRPTLAASTILAPPTIASVASNIPPPGIAIPQTLNRPPAIIQPIPGQPVVIPPPAVVTPTVVGAPVPMQVVTAAAAAAAAVVPVGPEVLRRAQEQAAHQKQQEELQKKLLEEAEPQTLQQQENMSIKGQSARHLVMQKLMRKVESRVVILRNMVAPEDVDQTLQEEIQDECSKFGVVERVIIYNERQSEDDEDPEIIVKIFVEFSQMTEAERARDSLNGRYFGGRLVKGELYDQALYDNNDYSG; via the exons ATGGAACAGAGTATCAAGATGGTTTTGATGAAACAGACTTTAGCTCATCAACAACAG CAAATGGCTAGTCAGCGGAATCAGGTGCAGAGACAACAGGCTCTCGCCCTCATGTGCAG GGTTTACGTAGGCAGTATAAGCTTCGAGCTGAAGGAAGACACAATTAGGCAGGCTTTCCTGCCCTTTGGACCAATCAAGTCAATCAACATGTCCTGGGACCCGGCGACCCAGAAACACAAAGGATTCGCCTTTGTTGAATACGAAATTCCCGAGGCGGCGCAACTTGCGCTTGAACAGATGAATGGTGTCATGATTGGTGGACGTAATATCAAG gTGGTAGGACGTCCGTCTAACATGCCACAAGCTCAGTCGGTCATCGACGAAATCACAGAGGAGTCGAAGCATTACAACCGCATCTATATCGCGTCTATCCATCAAGATTTGACCGAGGAAGATATCAAGTCAGTCTTTGAAGCCTTTGGCCCAATCACCTACTGTAAATTGGCTCAAGGCAGCTCGCCGCACCGCCACAAGGGCTATGGTTTTATTGAGTACGAGTCCATGCAGTCAGCTCTTGAGGCCATTGCTTCCATGAACCTCTTCGACCTCGGAGGACAGTACCTCCGAGTCGGTAGAGCTATAACACCGCCCAACGCACTCATGGGACCACCTAGTGGAACTAGCATGATGCCCACCGCCGCTGCGgttgcagctgcagcagccacAGCCAAAATCCAAGCTATGGATGCGGTGGCAAGCAATGCTGTTGCGCTCGGTTTGAGCAAACTAGGAGCTGCAGCCACACCAATTCTCG CAATGCCAGGGATAGTACGTCCTACTTTAGCAGCTTCGACGATCTTGGCTCCTCCAACGATAGCCAGTGTTGCATCTAACATTCCACCACCAGGCATAGCCATCCCGCAAACTCTTAATCGACCACCTGCGATCATTCAGCCCATTCCCGGACAACCCGTGGTCATACCGCCTCCAGCCGTCGTCACGCCAACCGTAGTCGGAGCTCCAGTT cCAATGCAAGTGGTCACTGCCGCAGCCGCAGCCGCAGCCGCAGTGGTACCTGTAGGTCCAGAAGTTCTTCGCCGAGCTCAAGAGCAAGCAGCCCACCAGAAACAACAAGAAGAGCTTCAAAAGAAATTGCTTGAGGAAGCTGAACCTCAGACACTCCAACAACAAGAGAATATGTCGATCAAGGGTCAAAGTGCTCGCCATTTAGTTATGCAGAAACTCATGCGCAAAGTAGAATCCCGTGTCGTCATTCTTCGGAACATGGTCGCGCCCGAAGACGTTGACCAGACTCTTCAAGAAGAGATTCAGGACGAGTGCTCCAAATTCGGCGTTGTAGAGCGCGTCATCATTTATAATGAGAGACAGTCCGAGGACGACGAGGATCCAGAAATCATTGTAAAGATTTTCGTCGAGTTTTCACAAATGACCG AGGCAGAAAGAGCAAGGGACTCGTTGAACGGCCGCTACTTTGGCGGTCGACTAGTTAAGGGCGAACTTTATGATCAAGCCCTGTACGACAACAATGACTACTCGGGTTGA
- the LOC100119881 gene encoding poly(U)-binding-splicing factor half pint isoform X5: MASQRNQVQRQQALALMCRVYVGSISFELKEDTIRQAFLPFGPIKSINMSWDPATQKHKGFAFVEYEIPEAAQLALEQMNGVMIGGRNIKVVGRPSNMPQAQSVIDEITEESKHYNRIYIASIHQDLTEEDIKSVFEAFGPITYCKLAQGSSPHRHKGYGFIEYESMQSALEAIASMNLFDLGGQYLRVGRAITPPNALMGPPSGTSMMPTAAAVAAAAATAKIQAMDAVASNAVALGLSKLGAAATPILGTAMPGIVRPTLAASTILAPPTIASVASNIPPPGIAIPQTLNRPPAIIQPIPGQPVVIPPPAVVTPTVVGAPVPMQVVTAAAAAAAAVVPVGPEVLRRAQEQAAHQKQQEELQKKLLEEAEPQTLQQQENMSIKGQSARHLVMQKLMRKVESRVVILRNMVAPEDVDQTLQEEIQDECSKFGVVERVIIYNERQSEDDEDPEIIVKIFVEFSQMTEAERARDSLNGRYFGGRLVKGELYDQALYDNNDYSG, from the exons ATGGCTAGTCAGCGGAATCAGGTGCAGAGACAACAGGCTCTCGCCCTCATGTGCAG GGTTTACGTAGGCAGTATAAGCTTCGAGCTGAAGGAAGACACAATTAGGCAGGCTTTCCTGCCCTTTGGACCAATCAAGTCAATCAACATGTCCTGGGACCCGGCGACCCAGAAACACAAAGGATTCGCCTTTGTTGAATACGAAATTCCCGAGGCGGCGCAACTTGCGCTTGAACAGATGAATGGTGTCATGATTGGTGGACGTAATATCAAG gTGGTAGGACGTCCGTCTAACATGCCACAAGCTCAGTCGGTCATCGACGAAATCACAGAGGAGTCGAAGCATTACAACCGCATCTATATCGCGTCTATCCATCAAGATTTGACCGAGGAAGATATCAAGTCAGTCTTTGAAGCCTTTGGCCCAATCACCTACTGTAAATTGGCTCAAGGCAGCTCGCCGCACCGCCACAAGGGCTATGGTTTTATTGAGTACGAGTCCATGCAGTCAGCTCTTGAGGCCATTGCTTCCATGAACCTCTTCGACCTCGGAGGACAGTACCTCCGAGTCGGTAGAGCTATAACACCGCCCAACGCACTCATGGGACCACCTAGTGGAACTAGCATGATGCCCACCGCCGCTGCGgttgcagctgcagcagccacAGCCAAAATCCAAGCTATGGATGCGGTGGCAAGCAATGCTGTTGCGCTCGGTTTGAGCAAACTAGGAGCTGCAGCCACACCAATTCTCGGTACTG CAATGCCAGGGATAGTACGTCCTACTTTAGCAGCTTCGACGATCTTGGCTCCTCCAACGATAGCCAGTGTTGCATCTAACATTCCACCACCAGGCATAGCCATCCCGCAAACTCTTAATCGACCACCTGCGATCATTCAGCCCATTCCCGGACAACCCGTGGTCATACCGCCTCCAGCCGTCGTCACGCCAACCGTAGTCGGAGCTCCAGTT cCAATGCAAGTGGTCACTGCCGCAGCCGCAGCCGCAGCCGCAGTGGTACCTGTAGGTCCAGAAGTTCTTCGCCGAGCTCAAGAGCAAGCAGCCCACCAGAAACAACAAGAAGAGCTTCAAAAGAAATTGCTTGAGGAAGCTGAACCTCAGACACTCCAACAACAAGAGAATATGTCGATCAAGGGTCAAAGTGCTCGCCATTTAGTTATGCAGAAACTCATGCGCAAAGTAGAATCCCGTGTCGTCATTCTTCGGAACATGGTCGCGCCCGAAGACGTTGACCAGACTCTTCAAGAAGAGATTCAGGACGAGTGCTCCAAATTCGGCGTTGTAGAGCGCGTCATCATTTATAATGAGAGACAGTCCGAGGACGACGAGGATCCAGAAATCATTGTAAAGATTTTCGTCGAGTTTTCACAAATGACCG AGGCAGAAAGAGCAAGGGACTCGTTGAACGGCCGCTACTTTGGCGGTCGACTAGTTAAGGGCGAACTTTATGATCAAGCCCTGTACGACAACAATGACTACTCGGGTTGA
- the LOC100119845 gene encoding mannosyl-oligosaccharide glucosidase GCS1 — protein MRKSRANDRQVKSRLKVVREDTSSPVPSSSYQIFIWKVAIPIAVMAVAAGLCYKGYNETRVNTTFSNEKLIEVSRLDKHDYYWGSYRPGVYFGMKTREPFSLVTGLMWYFPNTLQGDGRGLRHWCTQEDKLERYGWTKHDGKNFGIQEIVDNKVLLKTSFIKNTHGLNGGDWTAKINVTALKPSIKNKKISLLFYTAIEDKTNGNINPVVDHLSDALTGVEGETKELGYFNLNFNIKSASSVDQSYLITSAPNLSVLKETVMQNLRLVAEKDNTNMGRIVLAGEELRQKNGKMLIPNFIVTQVTSELPMELEVRFERNSIVSHKEKLYGENYDKALSTYEKQFDERFEKTFKLKEKGYKNDEIKFAQLAFSNMIGGIGYFYGSAQVQSVHTQDPVPYWKAPLYSAVPSRSFFPRGFLWDEGFHGLLLSSWDLDIEMDIISHWFDLMNVEGWIPREMILGEEALAKVPEEFVTQVNTNANPPTFFITLQYILEHRHGELLSKHLHLLDKLYPRLQTWFEWYNVTQKGELPSTYRWRGRNKQTNKELNPKTLTSGLDDYPRASHPTNNERHIDLRCWMALASKVMATLADILQKPSNKYENTFEYLSDNRLLNELHWSPKTNTYADFGLHTDKVRLQRPNQASRQVKVNQDKIRVVLEEPKNKFVDSSFGYVSLFPFILCIVDPNSYQLQKILQDLEKPEFLWTNYGLRSLSKSSPVYMQYNTEHDPPYWRGPIWMNLNYLTVAALHHYSKINGPYKAEAKRLYTELRKNLIKNVIHQYKTTGYIWENYGDTHGEGRGSHPFTGWTSLTVLLMAELY, from the coding sequence ATGAGAAAGTCCAGAGCCAACGACCGGCAGgttaaatcccggctgaaGGTCGTGAGAGAGGACACGTCATCCCCGGTGCCAAGTTCGAGTTACCAGATCTTCATCTGGAAAGTCGCCATCCCAATCGCTGTAATGGCTGTGGCTGCCGGCCTGTGCTACAAGGGTTACAACGAGACCCGCGTCAACACGACCTTCAGCAATGAAAAACTCATTGAGGTGAGCCGGCTGGACAAGCACGACTACTACTGGGGCTCGTATAGACCTGGTGTCTACTTTGGTATGAAGACCCGAGAGCCCTTTTCTTTGGTGACAGGCCTCATGTGGTACTTCCCTAACACTCTGCAAGGTGATGGCAGAGGACTAAGGCACTGGTGCACTCAGGAAGACAAGCTGGAAAGGTACGGATGGACCAAGCACGATGGTAAGAACTTTGGAATACAGGAGATCGTGGATAACAAAGTACTGCTAAAGACTTCATTTATTAAGAACACTCATGGGTTGAATGGAGGTGATTGGACTGCTAAGATCAATGTTACAGCTCTGAAACCAAGTATCAAGAATAAAAAGATTTCGTTGTTATTTTACACTGCCATTGAAGACAAAACCAATGGAAACATCAATCCAGTGGTTGATCATTTGAGTGATGCTCTAACTGGTGTTGAGGGAGAAACCAAGGAGCTGGGTTACTTTAATCTTAATTTCAATATCAAGAGTGCTAGCTCTGTCGATCAGTCATACTTAATAACATCAGCACCTAACTTGAGTGTTTTAAAGGAGACAGTTATGCAGAACCTCAGACTAGTGGCTGAAAAAGATAATACCAACATGGGGAGAATTGTTTTAGCTGGTGAGGAACTCAGGcagaaaaatggaaaaatgcTTATACCCAATTTCATTGTAACTCAAGTGACATCTGAATTGCCTATGGAGCTAGAAGTGAGATTTGAAAGAAACAGCATTGTCAGTCACAAAGAAAAACTATATGGAGAAAATTATGACAAAGCTCTGAGTACTTATGAAAAGCAGTTCGATGAGAGGTTTGAGAAGACCTTCAAACTGAAAGAAAAAGGGTACAAGAATGATGAAATCAAATTTGCCCAGCTGGCATTTTCCAACATGATTGGAGGCATAGGATACTTTTATGGATCAGCACAGGTGCAAAGTGTTCACACTCAAGACCCTGTACCTTACTGGAAGGCACCTCTTTACAGCGCTGTACCCAGTAGGAGTTTCTTCCCCAGAGGCTTCCTATGGGATGAAGGTTTCCATGGTCTTCTTCTATCCAGTTGGGATTTGGATATAGAAATGGACATCATCAGTCATTGGTTTGATCTAATGAATGTTGAGGGCTGGATTCCTAGAGAAATGATACTTGGTGAAGAGGCTTTGGCCAAGGTCCCAGAAGAGTTTGTCACTCAAGTTAACACCAATGCTAATCCACCTACGTTCTTTATAACTCTGCAGTACATTTTGGAGCACAGACATGGTGAACTTCTATCCAAACATTTGCACTTGCTTGACAAACTATATCCCAGGCTGCAGACTTGGTTTGAATGGTACAATGTCACCCAGAAAGGTGAACTTCCCAGTACTTACAGGTGGAGAGGTAGAAACAAGCAGACAAATAAGGAGCTGAATCCTAAGACCTTGACATCAGGTTTGGATGATTATCCAAGAGCATCTCATCCAACCAATAATGAACGTCATATTGATTTGCGCTGCTGGATGGCACTGGCATCTAAAGTCATGGCTACTCTTGCAGACATTTTGCAAAAGCCATCAAATAAATATGAGAATACTTTTGAGTACTTGTCAGATAATAGATTGTTGAACGAATTGCACTGGTCTCCAAAAACCAACACTTATgctgactttggcttacataCAGACAAAGTCAGATTACAGAGACCGAATCAAGCCTCTAGGCAGGTGAAAGTGAACCAGGATAAAATAAGAGTGGTTCTAGAGGAACcaaaaaacaaatttgtaGATAGTTCCTTTGGCTACGTTTCCCTCTTCCCATTCATTTTGTGTATTGTGGATCCAAACTCATATCAACTGCAGAAGATTTTGCAGGATCTTGAGAAACCTGAATTTTTATGGACCAATTATGGTCTCAGGTCTCTTTCTAAGTCATCGCCAGTGTACATGCAATACAATACTGAACATGATCCACCTTATTGGAGAGGGCCCATCTGGATGAATCTTAATTACTTGACTGTAGCTGCTCTACATCATTACTCTAAAATAAATGGTCCATACAAGGCAGAAGCAAAGAGATTGTACACAGAATTAAGGAAGAATTTGATAAAGAATGTTATTCATCAGTACAAGACAACTGGATACATTTGGGAAAATTATGGAGATACTCATGGAGAAGGAAGAGGCAGCCATCCATTTACTGGGTGGACTTCTTTAACAGTTTTATTGATGGCTGAACTTTATTGA